GAAATGGGAATTGGTCATCCCAAGCGATTGCGCCTTGTCGTTCATCTGGCGGGCGAACGCATCTTCAGTGCCGGCAAGCCCCTCGGCCACGACGACACAGGCGTCATTTCCCGACAGGACGATGATGCCCTTGATAAGCTCTTCCACGGTGGGGCGGTCCTGCTCGTTCAGGAACATGGTCGATCCGGCCATCTGGCGTGCTTTGGTCGAGACGGGCAGGCGTGTATCAAGTTGCAGGCGACCGTCGCGCACAGCCTCGAACAGCATATAGACCGTCATCAGTTTCGACATTGACGCAGGCGGCACTTGCTGGTCAGCATTTTTCTCAAGCAGTACGGTACCGGTGCCGACATCGTAGACCCAGGCCGTACCGGCATTCGTGTCGAAAGCCGCTGCCTGAAGCGGCAGAAGCAGGGCGAAAAGGGCTGAAATGACTGCGCGCATGAAACTGCCTGTTGTTATCGGACGGGATGCCGGATTTGCTAAAGGATTACAGCATGAGCGAGGCTGTCGCAACGATTGGCTGGGGTTAAGGCTAACGCCGTCGCATAAGGGGATATGATGACAATTCCTGCAAAAGACATGGATTTTACGGTTTTCTGCATCTTCGATCACGATGCCGGAACCGTGTTCGAGGCGGTTGCCGATCCCGATCAGCTTTCGAAGCATTTCGTTATGGGAGGCGCGAAGGGGCGCATGGATGCCGGAGCCGTCGTGACCTGGGAATTCGCCGATTTTCCGGGTGCGTTCGTGGTTTCCGTCATCGAATCGGTGCCGGGTCAGCGGCTGGTCTTTGACTGGCCGAAGAATACCGGCACCGGACATAATCGCGTGACCTTCAGCTTCAGCGCGACAGAGCCCGGGCGGACACGGGTTGAGGTCTCTGAAGCCGGATGGGAACCGACGCCCGGCGGGCTTCAAGCTGCTTACGGCAATGTGATGGGGTGGAGCTATATGCTGGCCACGATGCGGACCTGGCTGGATCACGGGCTGGCGGTGCGTCCCGGCATGTTCCGCTGACGGGTGTTCAGCCCATGCCAAGCGGGTCGCTGCGTCTTTTTGCCCGCTCGGCATCTGCCCGCTCGCTGATGATGGCGATGGTCCCCCAGGTCAGACAATATATCCCGCCAATGCCCAGAACCAGCCAGCCCGGAAGCGGACCGATTGCTGCGCGTTCAAAAAATTCCTGCGACGAGACAAGCGGGCCGGGATGGACGATCAGCTTGCCGATATAGGCGACGGATTGGATCAGCAGTATCCAGAAGTAATTGCGGCGGATCCGGCGTCCGATCGCTGTCGACATGCTGACGTGATAATGCGGATGCAGATAATCTTCGGCCAGCCTGTACTGCCAGTGATCTTCAAGATGCAGATCGCCCTCTTTCAGCATCGGGGCGTAGAAATGCAGCTCCAGCCATCGGCATCTTGCACGCCAGACATTGAAATAACGATAGCGCCGCGCCTCCAGCATCAGGAAGAAGATGATCAGGATGCCGACCAGAACTAGAGGCAGCGGAGAGGCCTGCGGGGAGGAATAGGTGATCGACAATGCCACGCCCAATGTCACGACCGACCAGTTTGTCGTGGTATCCAGCCGGGTTCGCCAGATGGTCGAGCGATAGACCTCTCCGCGATAGAGATGCGCCACCGCGCCCATCTCTGCGGAATCCAGCTTCCTTCTGGGCTGTGCCTCGCCGTCCATGCGCTGCCTCCTCCATTGTCAGAGTGGCAGGGATGTGCCTGTTTCGCAAGCATTCCTTGCCGGGCTGACAGCGGAAGGGATCAGGCGTTAACCGCCTCGCGCCAGTGGCGTCTGCACAGCGAGACATAGGCTTCATTGCCGCCGACCTGAACCTGCGCACCCGAGGTCAGCACAGTGCCATCGGCACTGCGGCGGATCACCATTGTCGCCTTGCGCCCGCAGTGACAGATCGTGCGGACCTCGCGCAGATCGTCGGCAAGCGCCAGCAGCGCGGCGGAGCCGGGGAACAGCTCGCCGCGAAAATCCACCCGCAGACCATAGGCCATGACCGGAATGCCAAGATCGTCGGCGACACGGGCAAGCTGCCAGACCTGATCCCGTGTCAGGAATTGCGCCTCGTCGACAAAGACGCATGAGAGTTTGCGCCTGTCCGAGGCGATCAGCGCGAACAGATCCTGTTGCGGGTCGAATGCGGTCGCTTCGGCCGAGATACCGATACGTGAGCCGATGCGGCCCGGCCCTGCACGCGAATCCACCGCCGCCAGAAGCAGCAGAGTGTCCATGCCCCGTTCGCGGTAATTATAGCTCGCCTGCAGAAGCAATGTGCTTTTACCGGCATTCATGGTGGAATAGTGGAAATACAGTTTTGCCATGCCGTCAGATAGCCTTGACCGGGCAGGCCATCAAGCGTGACGCCATCCGCAGAAACTCTTGCAAAATTCGGCCCAGGGTGACAGAAAATGCGCGGGCGGCGGCGATAATCCCTTTGCGCGATTCGGCGCGTCCTCTTTTCATATCCAATTACAGGCATGATCCCATGCGTGATCCCTTGTTTCGCATGGCCCTTATTCTGGGCCTGCTTTCCGCCGTCGGTCCTTTTGCGATCGACATGTATCTTCCGGCGCTTCCGGAGGTTGCCGCCGATCTGAACACAAGCGAGGCCGGAGCGGCGCAGACGCTGACCTCGTATTTTATCGTCTTTGGCTTTGCGCAGATGATCTATGGACCGCTTGCCGATGCGATTGGCCGGAAATGGCCGCTGGTGATCGGCGTGGTGATCTTTCTGGCCGCCACGATTGCCGCCGCACTGGCCCCCAGCCTTGGCTGGCTGATCGCGGCACGCGGGTTGCAGGGCCTTGGCGCGGCGACGCTGATGGCTGTACCCCGTGCCGTGATCCGCGATCTGGCGACCGGGCCCGAGGCCGCCAGGATGATGGCGGCAATCATGATCGTGATCTCGGTTTCGCCGATGCTGGCACCGCTCAGCGGCTCTCTGGTCATGGCCTGGGGCAGTTGGCGCGAGATCTTCGCGGTTCTTGCCGTCGCGGCCCTTCTCAGACTGTTTCTGATCGTTTTCGTGCTGCCGGAAACACTCGCGCCGGAAAACCGTCAGCCGATCCGTTTTGGAAGAATGATCGCGGGTTCGCGCCGCTTGCTGAGCGATCGCCGCTTCATGGGGCTGACCATGATCGGAGGCTTCGGGATGTCCAGCTTCTTCGTATTCCTCTCGACCGCCAGCTTTGTTTATACCAGCCAGTACGGGCTGAGCCCGACCGGGTTTTCGCTTGCCTTCGCGGCGAATGCGATCGGGTTTTTCACGGCCTCGCAATTCGCGGGACGTCTGGCGATGCGCTTCGGGATGGAGCGTGTGATTGCAATCGCGATAACCGGATTTGCGGGAATGGCAAGCCTGCTGAGCATCATCGTCTGGGCCGGGTACGACGCTCTTCCGGTGGTGATGGCAGGGCTGTTTCTGGCGAATGCCTGCCTTGGTCTGGTCATGCCGACGGCAATGGTCATGTCGCTCGATCCGCATCCCGATATCGCCGGGTTGGCCTCATCGCTTGGTGGTACGTTCCAGATGCTGACCGGCGGCGTCATGATCGCGGTGATCGGTCCGTTCATGGACAACACCGCCTCGACAATGGTTCCGGCGATTGCCCTTTGCGCGGTTCTGGCCTGTGGAACAGCCGTACTGTCCCTGCCGCGTCTGAGGCTGAGACTACTGTGAACAAGAAAAGCCGCAGGGGTGACCCTGCGGCTTTCGGATTATCTGCGGGTGTTCGCGCTCAGCCCTGCTGGCTTTTCGGCCGCCGTGAGGGACGCCGCGCGGGTCGTTTCTGCGGAGCCGCACCGCCGCCATCTCGATTTTTATGCGGTGCAGGGCGTCCGCGCCCACGTCCGCGCAAAGCAGGTTTCTGCTCGGCGGGGGCGTCTCCGCCAATAACCGGGATCTGCGACTTCATCGCCCGCTCGATCGCCCGCAACTCACCGACTTCGCCGGGTGCGCAGAAAGCGACAGCGCGTCCCTCGCGTCCGGCCCGTGCGGTGCGCCCGATGCGGTGGACATAGTTTTCGGGCACGTTCGGCAGGTCAAAATTATAGACATGAGCCACCTGCGGAATATCCAGACCGCGTGCGGCGACATCCGTTGCCACCAGAACCTGCGCCTTGCCGTCACGGAATGCGGCAAGGGCGCGTTCCCGCTGGCCCTGAGATTTATTGCCGTGAATGGCGACCACGTCGAAGCCCCATTTCTCCAGCAGCTTGGCAAGTTTCTCACATCCGTATTTGGTCCGACCGAAGACAATCGCCAGCTCACCGGGATGTTTGGAGAGATATTCCGACAGCAGCGTCGCCTTGTCGCCCTGATTGACGAAATGGACGCCCTGATCGATCTTTTCCGCCGCCTGACCGGGCGGGTTGACCTGAACGCGGGCAGGGTTGGACAGATAGGTGCCCGCCAGTTCCTCCATCAGTTTCGGCATGGTCGCCGAAAACAGCAGGGTCTGACGGCTTTCCGGCAGCGATCTTGCGATGCGGCGCAGCGCATGGATGAAGCCGATATCCAGCATCTGATCGGCCTCGTCCAGAACCAGATATTCGGTCTTCGACAGGTCTACGGCCTTGCGGTCCAGAAGGTCGATCAGCCGTCCGGGCGTTGCGATCAGAACATCGACGCCACGCTCGATCCGCCTGATCTGAGTATTGATCGAGGCCCCTCCGACCACGCGGAAGCTGCGGATCGGGGTGCCTTGCGCGAAATTATCGACCGCTGCGGCGATCTGGGTTGCCAGCTCACGGGTCGGGGCAAGGATCAGGGCGCGGCAAGAGCCGGGCTCTGGCTTGCGGCCATGTGCAAGAAGCCGGGTCAGCATGGGCAGGCTGAACGCAGCGGTCTTGCCCGAGCCGGTCTGGGCAAGGCCAAGTATATCAGTGCCCTGCACGATATGCGGGATGGCCTGTTTCTGGATCGGCGTCGGATCGGTCAGCCCCATCGGGCCGAGATTTGCATTGATCCGCGGATCGATCCCCATTTCGGCGAAGGGGCCGATCTCGACCGGTTCGCGGGCCGGGGCGCGGCGGGCGTTGACATCGCCGTGGCGCGGTTTGCGCTGCGAGTCAGGGCGGGGTTTCTGGCCGCGACGAGGGCGGCGGAATTCAGCATTCATCAGATTGGGTCACTTGCATTTGCCACGCACCCGTATCGGGCGCGGCGAGGCGGCGTCAGCCGCAAGAGGGGTGCGGGCCCTGATACGGTGGCCCGGCGGTGCCCCTGCGTGTCGGTGGGAACCTTTCGAGATCCCGGCGCGACTGGCTGCACACGCGGCAGCACGCGACCCGGATGGCGGACAGATGGGGTGCAGAGCACGCCAAGTCAAGGGTTTTCTGCCGACAGCGCGACATGCCGACCCTGACTGCAGCCGATCCGGGAGTTGCCGACAGGGCCGTTCTGCCCGTCAGTTCTCCCGGAAGGCGCGGGACAGGCTGTCTTCTATCGGCTTGACCAGATACCGCGCGAAGGTGCGGGACTGGGTTTCGATCATCACCTCGGCGGGCATGCCGGGTGTCGGGCGGAAGCCGGTCACACGGTCCAGCTCTGACGCCGGAATGTCGATCCGGGCGACATAGACCTCTTTCGGGATCCCGTCCGTTTCAGTCGTCAGCGCATCCGCCGATACATAGATCAACTCACCCTCAAGAACCGGCGTCGTCCTCTGGTTCAGGGAGGTCAGGCGAACAGAGGCGCGTTGCCCGACCGCCACATCGTCCACATCCGTACGCGAAACATGGGTCTCGATCACCAGCGGCGCATCGTCGGGGAGGATTTCCACAATAGCTTTACCGGCCTCGATGACGCCGCCCGCCGTGTGGTAATACATTCTGACGATAGTCCCGGAGACCGGTGAGACGATCTCAGAGCGCTCCAGAATATCGCGTGCCCTCATCGATTGCTCGCGCACACTGTCCAGATCGGCTTCAATGGACTGACTTTCATCCAGGGCGGTCTGTATATGCTGGCGGCGCGTCTGTTCGATCTCGCTTTTGGCCTTGTTGACCGTTTCCAGCGTTTCGGCGATCTGCGATTTCAGCCGTTCGGCCTCGCCCTCGGCATTGGCGACGGCACGGGCCAGAGAGTTCAGTTCGCTGCGCTTGACCAAGCCGCGCTCAAGCAACTGGCTGCGCGTGTCGTGATCCTCGCGCAGCAGGTCAAGCTGGGTTTCCACTGCGGAAAGCTGACCGCGATATCCATCCGCACGAGAGGTTCCCGCCAGTATATTGCTTTGCAGCAGAACAATTTCGCCGTCCAGCTTCGCCTTTGCCGCGCGGAACGCGGCAAGCTGTTCGTTCATGATCATCGAAATCGCCGGGTCGTCAGCCTGATCGAGCAGGAAATCCGAGAAATTGGGGGTCTCCAGCCCGTCATATTCCGCCCGTAGCCGGGCGCTGATCGCTTCAAGTCTGGCGCGACGCAGTTCCAGTTCCCTCTTATTTGCCATCGCAGCGGTTTCATCCAGACGGATCAGGGGCTGACCGGCGCTGACGCTGTCACCCTCGCCGACGAGGATTTCGCTGATGATACCTCCCTCAAGATGCTGCACGATCTTGTTCTGCCCGGTCGCGACGAAGCTGCCGGGGGCCATGACCGCCGCCGCAAGCGGTGCGCGGAAAGCCCATGCGCCAAAGCCTCCGAATGACAGGACAAGCAGGACCAGACCGAAGATCAGATGTCCGGTGACCGAGCGTGGTACGCGGGCATAGAGGGCTTCGATAGAGCTGGGGCTGCTCATGATCTGGTCTCCGGGTCGTTTTCGGAAGAAGCGGTGCTTCTTTGCGCGTCAGAGGGTGGCTCTGCCTGCTTCGCCGCCGCCCGCTGCAGCCGTTCCGCCGCGCGGATCGCCTCGGGGGAAATTTGCTTCTGTTGAGATGGCCCGGCCGAAGGCTGCGCGGCTTGTGGCGTGGGCGGGATCACCTGTTGCTGTGGTGCGGCTTGGGCGGCCTGCTGTTGCGGGGCAGCCTGCGGTTGTTGTGCAGGCTGGGGGGCCGGTTGCTGTGGTGCCGACTGTTGCCGTACCGCCTGTGCGGCACCATTGCCCTGCCGGCTTTGAAGCGAGAGCTTCTCAAGCATCTGATCCCGGGCACCGAACAGGGCGATCTGACCGTCGGCCAGCAGCATGATATTATCGACATCCTTGAGGATGGAATATTTTTGCGTCACCACGACCACGGTCATGCCGTCTTTCTTGGCAAGTGCCATCGCGCGAGACAGCGCCTGATCGCCAGCCGTGTCCAGATTCGAGTTCGGCTCATCCAGCACCACCAGACGCGGGCTGCCGAAAAAGGCGCGGGCCAGACCGATGCGCTGTTTCTGACCGCCGGACAGGGGCGAGCCATCCGCCGCGACGATGGTTTCGTAACCCTCGGGCAGTTTGGCGATCATGTCATGCACATCGGCCAGCACGGCAGCCTGATAGATCTCTTCATCGCTGGCATCGGCCCGCATCCGGGCGATATTGTCCTTGATCGTGCCGGGGAAAAGCTGAACGTCCTGCGGCAGATAGCCGATGCACTGGCCAAGCTGCCTCTGGTCCCAGTTGCGCAGATCCATCAGGTCCAGCCGGACGCTGCCGGATGTCGGCAGGATCGAGCCGACCAGCATCTTCCCAAGCGTGGTCTTGCCTGCGCCGGATTTCCCGACAATGGCAAGCGATGTACCGGGGTTCAGCGAAAAGCCGATGGAGTTCAGCACAACGCGCTTGGTTCCGTTGGGAACATACAGCAGACGTTCGACATCAAGGCGGCCCTCGGGATGGGGCAGGCGCAGGCGCTGCGTATTCAACGGAGAGGATTTCAGCAGCGTTGCGATGCGACCATAGGCCGCCCGCGACAGCAGAACGCTGTTCCAGCCCTCGATTGCGCCCTCGATAGGTGCCAGAGCCCGGCCCGCGATGATCGAGGCCGCGATGACCATCCCCCCGGTGATCTCGCCTTGCAGGGCCAGATAGGCTCCCCAGCCGAGAAGCCCGACCTGAGTCAACAGCCTGACACCGCGTGAGGCTCCGGCGAAGATGATGTTGCGGTCCTGTGCGCGAACCTGCGCCGCCATTGAGGTAGCAGCATCGCGGCCCCAGATATTCACCGCTTCGGGGATCATCGCCAATGCGTTGATGATCTGAGAATTGCGGGCCATCGAGTCCAGATGCAGGTTCGATTTGCTCAGATGCCGGTTGGCGTCAGAGAAGGGCTTTGCGGTGACCCTCTGGTTGATCATTGCGATCACCAGCAGCACCAACGCGGTGGTCAGCACGATCAGGCCGAGATGTGGGTGAACCAGAAAAATCGCCAGGATGAAAATAGGAGCGAAGGGCAGGTCCAGAAAGGACAGAAGCGTGCCGGAGACCAGAAAGCTGCGCACCTGCTGAAGATCGCCCAAAGTCTGGTATTCCTGACCGTTGCTGGCCAGTGATGCACGGGCTGCGGCGGACAGCACCGGCGCTCCAAGCCGTGCGGACAGATCGACAGAACTGCGCAGCAGCATCCCGCGGCGGATTGCGTCGAATGTCACCTGCAAAAGCACCGCGCCGATAATGACGAGTGTCAGCATGATCAGCGTATCGGTCGAGCGGCTGGTAAGCACCCGGTCGGAAATCTGGAAAAGATAGATCGGAATCGCCAGAACCAGAATATTGGTCACGCCGCTGAACAGCAAAACACCAAGAATATTCAGCCACAGCCTGCGTATTGTTGCCGGCAAAGCCCCGGCGATATCCGCCTCGGGGACGCGCTTGTGAAAGGCCGCTGCCGAGGCGTTGCCGCCCGGAGCAGGAAGATCCGGCAGCCTGCCGGCCTTCTGGTCGATGGTCGGCCCGGTCCCCTCCGGGTTGACCCGCGGCGCCTGCGATTTGCCGCCCTTCCAGCCGACATTCATCTCGGGTTCGAGACGCAGCTTTTCTGTCGTCTGGTTCTTCGTCATGTAACCACGGTATCCATTACGTCAGAGGAAATTGCCTGGTCTGCGCCGATCGGCCGGAACTCATTATCGTCCAGATCCTCGCCGATCATGCCTTCAGCCAGAAACAAGACCGCTTCGCTGGCAAGCGTCGTCGAGCTTTCAGGCATCAGCGGCGCGTCAGAGGACACAAGCTCGGCCTGATAAAGCAGTGCGTCGGTGTAAATTTCTCCACCGACATAGATGTTCGAATCGACGCCGAATTCCTGGACCGTGGCGTTGTTGATCAGCACATTCGACCCGGTGATCGTCTCGCTGGTGCCTTCTCCGGCGGCCAGCTTGTCGCGATAGAGCTCAACCTGATCGGCATCGCCCAGAACATTTGTCTGCCGGATGACATTCACCGAAACGAGATCTTTTTCGATATTCAGGACGCGAACCACTTCCAGCCCCTTCAGAGCCGGGTCGTCCAGAACCGACTGCGGAAGCCTGAATTGTCCGTCCGGAGTGCTGCCCATCTTCGTGCCCGAATCCGGGCTTGCGTCTCGGAAATTCTCAGCGCCGACTTCGATCACCACGGCCTGATTGATCAGAACATTGTCGCTGGTGCTGATCGAGCCGTTGCTTTCAGTGGTAACCACCCGGTCATCGTCCAGCAGCACATTATCCTGCATGATCGCGTTTACGTTGATGATGTTCCCGTTGGCGATGATGACATCGTACTGATACCCCAGCTCGGTCAGCGAAACCGAGTTCGTCGCGCCGTTCTGCCCGAATACCAGCATGGTCTCCTGAGCGTGCAGGGTAATCGATGTGATATCGTTGTCGGTTATCAGATTATACTGATCGACCCAGTTCAAGCTGACAAGGCTGCCCTCAAGCGTCGCCGTCACCCAAAACTGAGGGCCGCCATCATCGGCCTCCGGAATTGGCCGGGGATTGGAGATCGTCAGATAAGCGGCATAGTTCAGCGCTTCCGTATCGTTCTGATCGGTGCGGGTCTCTTTCGTTCCGTCCGGTCCGGTCACCAGATCGTTGTCGCTGATGATATTCGTCTGGCTGATCAGCGTATAGTTATAGACGCTGCCCGCTGCGGTTACGACCGGCGCCTGTATCCAGGCGGATGTGATGCTGGCATCGTTGATCAGCGTGTTGTTGCCGTGCACGACTTCATGGCCTGCTTCCTCAGGTTTTGTCACAGTGGCAGGTGTGGCCGATTTCGCAGCATTCTCCTCGGGGTCGCTGATATTGGCCGGGCCGTTCCCGGTCGATCCGGTGGTGACATTCTCTTCTGGTGCGTCTTCCTTCTTCTGCTTTTCCGCCGCCTTTTTCTTGGAGGCGCGGTATTTCGGCAT
This sequence is a window from Paracoccus aerodenitrificans. Protein-coding genes within it:
- a CDS encoding SRPBCC domain-containing protein; this translates as MTIPAKDMDFTVFCIFDHDAGTVFEAVADPDQLSKHFVMGGAKGRMDAGAVVTWEFADFPGAFVVSVIESVPGQRLVFDWPKNTGTGHNRVTFSFSATEPGRTRVEVSEAGWEPTPGGLQAAYGNVMGWSYMLATMRTWLDHGLAVRPGMFR
- a CDS encoding DUF2270 domain-containing protein, whose product is MDGEAQPRRKLDSAEMGAVAHLYRGEVYRSTIWRTRLDTTTNWSVVTLGVALSITYSSPQASPLPLVLVGILIIFFLMLEARRYRYFNVWRARCRWLELHFYAPMLKEGDLHLEDHWQYRLAEDYLHPHYHVSMSTAIGRRIRRNYFWILLIQSVAYIGKLIVHPGPLVSSQEFFERAAIGPLPGWLVLGIGGIYCLTWGTIAIISERADAERAKRRSDPLGMG
- a CDS encoding thymidine kinase, producing MAKLYFHYSTMNAGKSTLLLQASYNYRERGMDTLLLLAAVDSRAGPGRIGSRIGISAEATAFDPQQDLFALIASDRRKLSCVFVDEAQFLTRDQVWQLARVADDLGIPVMAYGLRVDFRGELFPGSAALLALADDLREVRTICHCGRKATMVIRRSADGTVLTSGAQVQVGGNEAYVSLCRRHWREAVNA
- a CDS encoding multidrug effflux MFS transporter; translated protein: MRDPLFRMALILGLLSAVGPFAIDMYLPALPEVAADLNTSEAGAAQTLTSYFIVFGFAQMIYGPLADAIGRKWPLVIGVVIFLAATIAAALAPSLGWLIAARGLQGLGAATLMAVPRAVIRDLATGPEAARMMAAIMIVISVSPMLAPLSGSLVMAWGSWREIFAVLAVAALLRLFLIVFVLPETLAPENRQPIRFGRMIAGSRRLLSDRRFMGLTMIGGFGMSSFFVFLSTASFVYTSQYGLSPTGFSLAFAANAIGFFTASQFAGRLAMRFGMERVIAIAITGFAGMASLLSIIVWAGYDALPVVMAGLFLANACLGLVMPTAMVMSLDPHPDIAGLASSLGGTFQMLTGGVMIAVIGPFMDNTASTMVPAIALCAVLACGTAVLSLPRLRLRLL
- a CDS encoding DEAD/DEAH box helicase is translated as MNAEFRRPRRGQKPRPDSQRKPRHGDVNARRAPAREPVEIGPFAEMGIDPRINANLGPMGLTDPTPIQKQAIPHIVQGTDILGLAQTGSGKTAAFSLPMLTRLLAHGRKPEPGSCRALILAPTRELATQIAAAVDNFAQGTPIRSFRVVGGASINTQIRRIERGVDVLIATPGRLIDLLDRKAVDLSKTEYLVLDEADQMLDIGFIHALRRIARSLPESRQTLLFSATMPKLMEELAGTYLSNPARVQVNPPGQAAEKIDQGVHFVNQGDKATLLSEYLSKHPGELAIVFGRTKYGCEKLAKLLEKWGFDVVAIHGNKSQGQRERALAAFRDGKAQVLVATDVAARGLDIPQVAHVYNFDLPNVPENYVHRIGRTARAGREGRAVAFCAPGEVGELRAIERAMKSQIPVIGGDAPAEQKPALRGRGRGRPAPHKNRDGGGAAPQKRPARRPSRRPKSQQG
- a CDS encoding HlyD family type I secretion periplasmic adaptor subunit, which encodes MSSPSSIEALYARVPRSVTGHLIFGLVLLVLSFGGFGAWAFRAPLAAAVMAPGSFVATGQNKIVQHLEGGIISEILVGEGDSVSAGQPLIRLDETAAMANKRELELRRARLEAISARLRAEYDGLETPNFSDFLLDQADDPAISMIMNEQLAAFRAAKAKLDGEIVLLQSNILAGTSRADGYRGQLSAVETQLDLLREDHDTRSQLLERGLVKRSELNSLARAVANAEGEAERLKSQIAETLETVNKAKSEIEQTRRQHIQTALDESQSIEADLDSVREQSMRARDILERSEIVSPVSGTIVRMYYHTAGGVIEAGKAIVEILPDDAPLVIETHVSRTDVDDVAVGQRASVRLTSLNQRTTPVLEGELIYVSADALTTETDGIPKEVYVARIDIPASELDRVTGFRPTPGMPAEVMIETQSRTFARYLVKPIEDSLSRAFREN
- a CDS encoding type I secretion system permease/ATPase, whose protein sequence is MTKNQTTEKLRLEPEMNVGWKGGKSQAPRVNPEGTGPTIDQKAGRLPDLPAPGGNASAAAFHKRVPEADIAGALPATIRRLWLNILGVLLFSGVTNILVLAIPIYLFQISDRVLTSRSTDTLIMLTLVIIGAVLLQVTFDAIRRGMLLRSSVDLSARLGAPVLSAAARASLASNGQEYQTLGDLQQVRSFLVSGTLLSFLDLPFAPIFILAIFLVHPHLGLIVLTTALVLLVIAMINQRVTAKPFSDANRHLSKSNLHLDSMARNSQIINALAMIPEAVNIWGRDAATSMAAQVRAQDRNIIFAGASRGVRLLTQVGLLGWGAYLALQGEITGGMVIAASIIAGRALAPIEGAIEGWNSVLLSRAAYGRIATLLKSSPLNTQRLRLPHPEGRLDVERLLYVPNGTKRVVLNSIGFSLNPGTSLAIVGKSGAGKTTLGKMLVGSILPTSGSVRLDLMDLRNWDQRQLGQCIGYLPQDVQLFPGTIKDNIARMRADASDEEIYQAAVLADVHDMIAKLPEGYETIVAADGSPLSGGQKQRIGLARAFFGSPRLVVLDEPNSNLDTAGDQALSRAMALAKKDGMTVVVVTQKYSILKDVDNIMLLADGQIALFGARDQMLEKLSLQSRQGNGAAQAVRQQSAPQQPAPQPAQQPQAAPQQQAAQAAPQQQVIPPTPQAAQPSAGPSQQKQISPEAIRAAERLQRAAAKQAEPPSDAQRSTASSENDPETRS